From Micromonospora rifamycinica, a single genomic window includes:
- a CDS encoding L-aspartate oxidase, translating to MELPSTVELPALPSLLAAPAPGWVETTDVIVVGSGVAGLTAALHLREAGLHVTVVTKVNIDDGSTRWAQGGIAAVLDPADSPAAHARDTEVAGVGLCDPAAVRLLVEEGPLRLRELMRIGAEFDRNPDGSLMLTREGGHRADRIVHAGGDATGAEVQRALHAAVRRDPWIRLVEHALVLDLLRAPGAGPGSPGRACGITLHVLGEGSEDGVGALLARAVVLATGGMGQVFSATTNPAVSTGDGVALAMRAGAAVTDVEFVQFHPTALIVPEQARVPGAGLAQQPLVSEALRGEGAHLVDADGKRFMLGQHELAELAPRDVVAKGIHRVLLATGADHVFLDARHLGGDFLAGRFPTIVASCLAIGVDPATDLIPVAPAAHYASGGVRTDLRGRTSIPGLYACGEVACTGVHGANRLASNSLLEGLVFSRRIAEDIAGGLPEQAQPAETGAWVGGGGGVLPAEGVPALQRAMTRGAGVLRSASTLAATAATLTELGRGLGRPGTAGWEATNLVTVASTLVAAAYARQETRGCHWREDFPTADERWRGHLVAAVGPRGELTERWEALS from the coding sequence CGTGGTCGGCTCCGGGGTGGCCGGGCTGACCGCCGCACTGCACCTGCGCGAGGCGGGCCTGCACGTCACCGTGGTCACCAAGGTCAACATCGACGACGGCTCGACCCGCTGGGCACAGGGTGGGATCGCCGCCGTGCTCGATCCGGCCGACTCGCCCGCCGCCCACGCCCGGGACACCGAGGTCGCCGGGGTCGGGCTCTGCGATCCGGCGGCCGTCCGGCTGCTGGTGGAGGAGGGGCCGCTGCGGTTGCGGGAGCTGATGCGGATCGGCGCGGAGTTCGACCGCAACCCGGACGGTTCGCTGATGCTCACCCGGGAGGGCGGGCACCGGGCCGACCGGATCGTGCACGCCGGTGGCGACGCCACCGGCGCGGAGGTGCAGCGGGCGTTGCACGCGGCGGTCCGCCGGGATCCGTGGATCCGGCTGGTGGAGCACGCTCTGGTGCTGGATCTGCTGCGCGCCCCCGGTGCCGGTCCGGGCTCGCCCGGCCGGGCCTGCGGCATCACCCTGCACGTGCTGGGCGAGGGCAGCGAGGACGGCGTCGGCGCGCTGCTGGCCCGCGCGGTGGTGCTGGCCACCGGCGGGATGGGGCAGGTCTTCTCGGCCACCACCAACCCGGCGGTCTCCACCGGGGACGGCGTGGCGTTGGCGATGCGGGCCGGCGCGGCGGTCACCGACGTCGAGTTCGTGCAGTTCCATCCGACCGCGCTGATCGTGCCGGAGCAGGCCCGGGTGCCGGGCGCGGGCCTGGCCCAGCAGCCGCTGGTCTCCGAGGCGCTGCGCGGCGAGGGCGCCCACCTGGTCGACGCCGACGGCAAGCGGTTCATGCTCGGCCAGCACGAGCTGGCCGAGCTGGCCCCCCGCGACGTGGTGGCCAAGGGCATCCACCGGGTGCTGCTGGCCACCGGCGCGGATCACGTGTTTCTCGACGCCCGGCACCTCGGCGGCGACTTTCTGGCCGGGCGGTTCCCGACCATCGTCGCGTCCTGCCTGGCCATCGGGGTCGACCCGGCGACCGACCTGATCCCGGTCGCCCCGGCCGCCCACTACGCGTCCGGCGGCGTCCGTACCGACCTGCGCGGCCGGACCTCCATCCCCGGTCTGTACGCCTGCGGCGAGGTCGCCTGCACGGGTGTGCACGGTGCGAACCGGCTGGCCAGCAACTCGCTGCTGGAGGGGCTGGTCTTCTCCCGCCGGATCGCCGAGGACATCGCGGGCGGGCTGCCCGAGCAGGCGCAGCCGGCCGAGACCGGCGCCTGGGTGGGCGGCGGGGGCGGGGTGCTGCCCGCCGAGGGGGTGCCGGCGCTGCAACGGGCGATGACCCGGGGCGCGGGGGTGCTGCGGTCGGCGTCGACCCTGGCCGCGACCGCCGCCACCCTGACCGAGCTGGGCCGGGGGCTGGGTCGGCCGGGCACCGCCGGTTGGGAGGCGACGAACCTGGTCACCGTGGCGTCGACACTGGTCGCCGCCGCGTACGCCCGGCAGGAGACCCGGGGCTGTCACTGGCGGGAGGACTTCCCGACGGCCGACGAGCGGTGGCGCGGGCATCTCGTCGCGGCCGTCGGCCCCCGGGGCGAACTGACCGAGCGGTGGGAGGCACTGTCCTGA
- the nadC gene encoding carboxylating nicotinate-nucleotide diphosphorylase yields MQESTRQALTAGGLDPERVRRVIVDALTEDLGADFLDVTSVATIAAGQTDTADLVARADGVVAGLAVAAAVFELVGEVTAAERTVEVSVVARDGARVARGEVLATVTGPTRLLLTAERTALNLLSRMSGVATHTRAWADALAGTKATVLDTRKTTPGLRMLEKYAVRAGGGTNKRMGLYDVAMIKDNHKLAAGGVGAAFRRVRRAFPDVPVQVEVDTPAEAVEAVEAGADFLLLDNMSPATLREVVAAVGDRAELEATGGLTLEVAAEYGATGVDYLSVGALTHSSPILDIALDLRER; encoded by the coding sequence GTGCAGGAATCGACGCGGCAGGCGCTGACGGCGGGTGGGCTGGACCCGGAGCGGGTACGGCGGGTGATCGTCGACGCGCTGACCGAGGACCTGGGGGCGGACTTCCTCGACGTCACCAGCGTCGCCACCATCGCGGCCGGGCAGACCGACACCGCCGACCTGGTGGCGCGGGCCGACGGGGTGGTGGCCGGGCTGGCGGTGGCCGCCGCGGTCTTCGAGCTGGTCGGCGAGGTGACCGCTGCGGAGCGTACCGTCGAGGTGTCGGTGGTGGCCCGCGACGGCGCGCGGGTGGCCCGCGGCGAGGTGCTGGCCACGGTGACCGGCCCGACCCGGTTGCTGCTCACCGCCGAGCGCACCGCGCTGAACCTGCTCTCCCGGATGTCCGGGGTGGCCACCCACACCCGGGCCTGGGCGGACGCCCTGGCCGGCACCAAGGCGACCGTGCTGGACACCCGCAAGACCACACCCGGCCTGCGGATGCTGGAGAAGTACGCGGTCCGGGCCGGCGGCGGCACCAACAAACGGATGGGCCTGTACGACGTCGCCATGATCAAGGACAACCACAAGCTGGCCGCCGGGGGCGTCGGGGCGGCCTTCCGGCGGGTTCGGCGGGCCTTCCCGGACGTGCCGGTGCAGGTGGAGGTGGACACCCCGGCCGAGGCGGTGGAGGCGGTCGAGGCCGGAGCCGACTTCCTGCTGCTGGACAACATGTCCCCGGCGACCCTGCGGGAGGTGGTCGCGGCGGTCGGCGACCGGGCCGAGCTGGAGGCGACCGGCGGGCTGACCCTGGAGGTGGCCGCCGAGTACGGGGCGACCGGGGTGGACTACCTCTCGGTGGGCGCGCTGACCCACTCGTCGCCCATCCTGGACATCGCCCTGGACCTGCGCGAGCGGTGA
- a CDS encoding type III pantothenate kinase — protein sequence MLLCIDIGNTNTVLATFDGDKLVHSWRIKTDARSTADELGLMFRGLLAGDAVEITGVAACSTVPAALRSLRTMLARYYADLPSVVVEPGVRTGVQLAIDNPKEVGADRVVNTLAAYTLYGGPSIVVDFGTTTNFDVISGRGEFLGGAFAPGIEISFDALAARAAQLRKVEANKPRSVIGKNTVECLQSGLYFGFAGQVDRIVERMTEELGEVRAVIATGGLASVVIGECRTITHHEPMITLIGLRMVYERNT from the coding sequence GTGCTGCTCTGCATCGACATCGGAAACACCAACACCGTGCTGGCGACCTTCGACGGCGACAAGCTGGTGCACTCGTGGCGGATCAAGACCGATGCCCGTTCGACGGCGGACGAGCTGGGTCTGATGTTCCGGGGGCTGCTGGCCGGCGACGCGGTGGAGATCACCGGGGTGGCCGCCTGCTCGACGGTGCCGGCGGCGCTGCGCTCGCTGCGGACCATGCTGGCCCGCTACTACGCCGATCTGCCGAGCGTGGTGGTCGAGCCGGGGGTCCGTACCGGCGTGCAGCTGGCGATCGACAACCCGAAGGAGGTGGGCGCGGACCGGGTGGTCAACACGCTGGCCGCGTACACCCTCTACGGCGGGCCGTCGATCGTGGTGGACTTCGGCACCACCACCAACTTCGACGTGATCAGCGGTCGGGGCGAGTTCCTCGGCGGGGCGTTCGCGCCGGGCATCGAGATCTCCTTCGACGCGCTGGCGGCCCGCGCCGCCCAGTTGCGCAAGGTGGAGGCGAACAAGCCGCGCTCGGTGATCGGCAAGAACACCGTGGAGTGCCTCCAGTCGGGCCTCTATTTCGGCTTCGCCGGGCAGGTCGACCGGATCGTCGAGCGGATGACCGAGGAGCTGGGCGAGGTCCGGGCGGTGATCGCCACCGGTGGGCTGGCCTCGGTGGTGATCGGTGAGTGCCGGACCATCACCCACCACGAGCCGATGATCACCCTGATCGGCCTGCGGATGGTCTACGAGCGCAACACCTGA
- the lysS gene encoding lysine--tRNA ligase: MTEQSAVPVDPADDLPEQMKVRREKRDRMLAEGVEPYPVGFLRTTTLVEVRERYADLPTDTATGDRVAVTGRVIFVRNTGKLCFATLRDGDGTELQAMLSLDRVGVQRLDDWKRLVDLGDHVGVTGEVITSRRGELSVLADEWAVTAKALRPLPVAHKPLSEEARVRQRYVDLIVRPQARQMVRTRAAAVRSLRDSLHGQGFIEVETPMLQLLHGGAAARPFVTHSNALGTDLYLRIAPELFLKRAVVGGVDRVFEINRNFRNEGVDSSHSPEFAMLETYQAYGDYDTMAELTRNLVQQAAVAVSGSTTVTHADGREFDLGGEWRSVTLFGVLSEALGEEVSVRTDRTRLVEYADKVGLAVDPKWGPGKLAEELFEELVVPSLQAPTFVRDYPEETSPLTRAHRSEPGLAEKWDLYVLGFELGTAYSELVDPVVQRERLVAQAQLAARGDDEAMRLDEDFLRAMEYGMPPAGGMGMGIDRLLMALTGLGIRETILFPLVRAE; this comes from the coding sequence GTGACCGAGCAGAGCGCCGTGCCAGTGGACCCCGCCGACGACCTTCCCGAGCAGATGAAGGTCCGCCGGGAGAAGCGGGACCGGATGCTCGCCGAGGGCGTCGAGCCCTACCCTGTCGGGTTCCTCCGGACCACCACCCTGGTCGAGGTCCGCGAGCGGTACGCCGACCTGCCCACCGACACCGCGACGGGGGACCGGGTCGCGGTCACCGGGCGGGTGATCTTCGTACGGAACACCGGCAAGCTCTGCTTCGCGACCCTGCGCGACGGCGACGGCACGGAGTTGCAGGCGATGCTCTCCCTGGACCGGGTGGGAGTGCAGCGGCTCGACGACTGGAAGCGCCTGGTCGACCTGGGCGACCACGTGGGTGTCACCGGCGAGGTGATCACCAGCCGGCGGGGCGAGCTGTCGGTGCTCGCCGACGAGTGGGCGGTGACCGCCAAGGCGTTGCGGCCGTTGCCGGTGGCGCACAAGCCGCTGAGTGAGGAGGCGAGGGTCCGGCAGCGTTACGTGGACCTGATCGTCCGCCCGCAGGCCCGGCAGATGGTCCGGACCCGGGCCGCGGCGGTACGCAGCCTGCGTGATTCGTTGCACGGCCAGGGATTCATCGAGGTCGAGACGCCGATGCTCCAGTTGCTGCACGGCGGCGCGGCGGCCCGCCCATTCGTGACCCACAGCAATGCGCTGGGTACGGATCTGTATCTTCGAATCGCGCCTGAACTGTTTCTCAAGCGCGCTGTGGTCGGCGGGGTCGACCGGGTGTTCGAGATCAACCGCAACTTCCGCAATGAGGGAGTCGACTCGTCGCACTCGCCGGAGTTCGCGATGCTGGAGACCTACCAGGCCTACGGCGACTACGACACGATGGCCGAGCTGACCCGCAATCTGGTACAGCAGGCGGCGGTGGCGGTCAGCGGCTCGACCACGGTGACCCACGCCGACGGCCGGGAGTTCGACCTGGGCGGCGAGTGGCGCTCGGTCACCCTCTTCGGGGTGCTTTCCGAGGCGCTCGGCGAGGAGGTCAGCGTCCGCACCGACCGGACCCGCCTGGTGGAGTACGCCGACAAGGTGGGGCTCGCGGTCGACCCGAAGTGGGGTCCGGGCAAGCTGGCCGAGGAGCTGTTCGAGGAACTGGTGGTGCCGAGCCTCCAGGCGCCGACCTTCGTGCGGGACTACCCGGAGGAGACCAGCCCGCTGACCCGGGCCCACCGCAGCGAGCCGGGGCTGGCCGAGAAGTGGGACCTCTACGTGCTCGGTTTCGAGCTGGGTACCGCGTACTCCGAGCTGGTGGACCCGGTGGTGCAGCGCGAGCGGCTGGTGGCCCAGGCGCAGCTCGCCGCCCGGGGGGACGACGAGGCCATGCGGCTGGACGAGGACTTTCTCCGGGCGATGGAGTACGGAATGCCGCCGGCCGGGGGTATGGGAATGGGAATCGACCGGCTCCTGATGGCGCTGACCGGCCTGGGAATTCGGGAAACCATCCTCTTCCCCTTGGTCCGCGCCGAGTAG
- a CDS encoding histone-like nucleoid-structuring protein Lsr2, whose translation MAKQIIHKLVDDLDGGDADETVKFALDGVQYEIDLSNSNADKLRDVFAPYVAAGTRVGRGGVVVGGRAARGRGGATADREQNKAIRSWAKKNGKDISDRGRIPQEIVDEYHATR comes from the coding sequence GTGGCCAAGCAGATCATTCACAAGCTGGTCGATGACCTGGACGGCGGGGACGCGGACGAGACCGTCAAGTTCGCGCTCGACGGCGTTCAGTACGAGATCGACCTGTCGAACTCCAACGCCGACAAATTGCGGGATGTTTTCGCGCCCTACGTGGCCGCCGGCACCCGGGTCGGTCGGGGCGGCGTGGTCGTGGGCGGCCGGGCCGCCCGGGGCCGGGGCGGGGCGACCGCCGACCGCGAGCAGAACAAGGCGATCCGGTCCTGGGCCAAGAAGAACGGCAAGGACATCTCCGACCGGGGTCGCATCCCGCAGGAGATCGTCGACGAGTACCACGCGACCCGCTGA
- a CDS encoding ATP-dependent Clp protease ATP-binding subunit: MFERFTDRARRVVVLAQEEARMLNHNYIGTEHILLGLIHEGEGVAAKALESLGISLEGVRQQVEEIIGQGQQAPSGHIPFTPRAKKVLELSLREALQLGHNYIGTEHILLGLIREGEGVAAQVLVKLGADLNRVRQQVIQLLSGYQGKEPAAAGTAPGEAAPSTSLVLDQFGRNLTQAAREGKLDPVIGREKEIERVMQVLSRRTKNNPVLIGEPGVGKTAVVEGLSQKIIKGEVPETLKDKQLYTLDLGALVAGSRYRGDFEERLKKVLKEIRTRGDIILFIDEIHTLVGAGAAEGAIDAASILKPMLARGELQTIGATTLDEYRKHLEKDAALERRFQPIQVGEPSLAHTIEILKGLRDRYEAHHRVSITDAALVAAATLADRYISDRFLPDKAIDLIDEAGARMRIRRMTAPPDLRDFDERIAQVRRDKESAIDAQDFERAAQLRDKEKQLLGQKAQREKEWKAGDLDVVSEVDDEQIAEVLGNWTGIPVYKLTEEETSRLLRMEDELHKRVIGQEDAVKAVSKAIRRTRAGLKDPKRPSGSFIFAGPSGVGKTELSKALAEFLFGSEDALIQLDMSEFHDRYTVSRLVGAPPGYVGYDEGGQLTEKVRRRPFSVVLFDEIEKAHPDVFNTLLQILEDGRLTDGQGRIVDFKNTVIILTTNLGTRDVAKAVSLGFQQSEDSESTYDRMKQKVNDELKQHFRPEFLNRIDDTIVFHQLRQNEILSIVDIMIQRIEGQLRNKDMGLELTENAKKYLSKKGFDPVLGARPLRRTIQRDIEDNLSERILFNDLTPGQIVVVDCEGDPEDIDKSKLVFHGSDRPAAVPDAVPADLGGTAAAGE, from the coding sequence ATGTTCGAGCGGTTCACCGACCGAGCGCGACGGGTTGTCGTCCTGGCCCAAGAAGAGGCCCGGATGCTCAACCACAACTACATCGGTACGGAGCACATCCTGCTGGGCCTGATCCACGAGGGTGAGGGCGTCGCGGCCAAGGCCCTGGAGAGCCTCGGCATCTCCCTGGAGGGCGTCCGCCAGCAGGTCGAAGAGATCATCGGCCAGGGCCAGCAGGCGCCGAGCGGGCACATCCCGTTCACGCCCCGGGCCAAGAAGGTGCTGGAGCTGTCCCTGCGCGAGGCGCTGCAGCTCGGCCACAACTACATCGGCACCGAGCACATCCTGCTCGGGCTGATCCGCGAGGGCGAGGGCGTCGCCGCCCAGGTGCTGGTGAAGCTGGGCGCCGACCTCAACCGGGTCCGCCAGCAGGTGATCCAGCTCCTCTCCGGCTACCAGGGCAAGGAGCCGGCCGCCGCCGGCACCGCGCCGGGTGAGGCCGCCCCGTCGACCAGCCTCGTGCTGGACCAGTTCGGTCGTAACCTGACCCAGGCTGCCCGCGAGGGCAAGCTCGACCCGGTGATCGGGCGGGAGAAGGAGATCGAGCGGGTCATGCAGGTGCTGTCCCGCCGCACCAAGAACAACCCGGTCCTGATCGGCGAGCCCGGGGTCGGCAAGACCGCCGTGGTGGAGGGCCTGTCCCAGAAGATCATCAAGGGCGAGGTGCCCGAGACGCTGAAGGACAAGCAGCTCTACACCCTCGACCTCGGTGCCCTGGTCGCCGGCTCCCGGTACCGCGGTGACTTCGAGGAGCGCCTCAAGAAGGTGCTCAAGGAGATCCGCACCCGAGGCGACATCATCCTGTTCATCGACGAGATCCACACCCTGGTCGGCGCGGGCGCCGCCGAGGGCGCGATCGACGCGGCGAGCATCCTCAAGCCGATGCTGGCCCGGGGCGAGCTGCAGACCATCGGCGCGACCACCCTCGACGAGTACCGCAAGCACCTGGAGAAGGACGCCGCGCTCGAGCGCCGTTTCCAGCCGATCCAGGTGGGTGAGCCGTCGCTGGCGCACACCATCGAGATCCTGAAGGGCCTGCGGGACCGCTACGAGGCGCACCACCGGGTCTCGATCACGGATGCGGCCCTGGTGGCCGCCGCGACGCTGGCCGACCGGTACATCTCCGACCGCTTCCTGCCGGACAAGGCGATCGACCTGATCGACGAGGCCGGTGCCCGGATGCGGATCCGCCGGATGACCGCGCCGCCGGACCTGCGCGACTTCGACGAGCGGATCGCCCAGGTGCGCCGGGACAAGGAGTCCGCGATCGACGCGCAGGACTTCGAGCGGGCCGCCCAGCTGCGCGACAAGGAGAAGCAGCTCCTGGGGCAGAAGGCGCAGCGGGAGAAGGAGTGGAAGGCCGGTGACCTGGACGTCGTCAGCGAGGTCGACGACGAGCAGATCGCCGAGGTGCTCGGCAACTGGACCGGCATCCCGGTCTACAAGCTGACCGAGGAGGAGACCTCCCGGCTGCTGCGGATGGAAGACGAGCTGCACAAGCGCGTCATCGGCCAGGAGGACGCGGTCAAGGCGGTCTCGAAGGCGATCCGGCGTACCCGGGCCGGCCTGAAGGACCCGAAGCGGCCGTCCGGCTCGTTCATCTTCGCCGGCCCGTCCGGTGTCGGTAAGACCGAGCTGTCCAAGGCGCTCGCCGAGTTCCTGTTCGGCAGCGAGGACGCGCTGATCCAGCTGGACATGTCCGAGTTCCACGACCGGTACACGGTGTCCCGCCTGGTCGGTGCCCCTCCCGGCTACGTCGGTTACGACGAGGGCGGGCAGCTGACCGAGAAGGTCCGCCGTCGGCCGTTCTCGGTGGTGCTCTTCGACGAGATCGAGAAGGCCCACCCGGACGTGTTCAACACCCTGCTCCAGATCCTGGAGGACGGTCGGTTGACCGACGGTCAGGGCCGGATCGTGGACTTCAAGAACACGGTCATCATTCTGACCACCAACCTGGGCACCCGGGACGTGGCCAAGGCGGTGTCGCTGGGCTTCCAGCAGTCGGAGGACTCCGAGTCCACCTACGACCGGATGAAGCAGAAGGTCAACGACGAGCTGAAGCAGCACTTCCGGCCCGAGTTCCTGAACCGGATCGACGACACCATCGTCTTCCACCAGCTGCGCCAGAACGAGATCCTCTCGATCGTGGACATCATGATCCAGCGGATCGAGGGCCAGCTCCGCAACAAGGACATGGGCCTGGAGCTGACCGAAAACGCCAAGAAGTACCTGTCCAAGAAGGGCTTCGACCCGGTGCTGGGCGCCCGTCCGCTGCGTCGGACGATCCAGCGCGACATCGAGGACAACCTCTCCGAGCGGATCCTGTTCAACGACCTGACCCCGGGTCAGATCGTGGTGGTGGACTGCGAGGGAGACCCGGAGGACATCGACAAGTCGAAGCTGGTCTTCCACGGCTCCGACCGTCCGGCCGCGGTGCCGGACGCCGTTCCGGCCGACCTCGGTGGCACCGCCGCCGCAGGCGAGTAG
- a CDS encoding HhH-GPD family protein: MTEQTFTTLVSRWYVQNARDLPWRVPGIGAWPILVSEVMLQQTPVVRVLPAWHAWLARWPDPAALAADTQAEAIRMWGRLGYPRRAVRLRDCAVAIVERHGGRVPDQLEQLLALPGVGTYTARAVAAFAFGQRHPVVDTNVRRVVSRAVAGEPDAGPATTPADLVACAELLPTEPSAAALASAAFMELGAIVCTARSPRCPVCPVESVCAWRASGQVAPSGPTRKTQRYAGTDRQVRGLLLEVLRDTTGPVPHQRLDQVWHDDVQRARALAGLVKDGLVEPVGEENFRLVGDGPAVQPLPG; the protein is encoded by the coding sequence ATGACTGAACAGACCTTCACCACCCTGGTCAGCCGGTGGTACGTGCAGAACGCCCGTGACCTGCCCTGGCGGGTGCCGGGGATCGGGGCCTGGCCGATCCTGGTCAGCGAGGTCATGCTCCAGCAGACGCCGGTGGTGCGGGTCCTGCCCGCCTGGCACGCCTGGCTCGCCCGCTGGCCCGATCCCGCCGCCCTCGCCGCCGACACCCAGGCCGAGGCGATCAGGATGTGGGGCCGGCTCGGCTACCCCCGCCGGGCGGTACGGCTGCGCGACTGCGCGGTGGCGATCGTGGAACGGCACGGCGGGCGGGTGCCCGACCAGTTGGAGCAGTTGCTGGCGCTGCCCGGGGTCGGGACGTACACGGCGCGGGCGGTCGCCGCGTTCGCGTTCGGTCAGCGGCACCCGGTGGTCGACACGAACGTCCGGCGGGTCGTCTCCCGGGCCGTCGCCGGGGAACCGGACGCCGGGCCGGCCACCACCCCGGCCGACCTGGTCGCCTGTGCGGAGCTGCTGCCGACCGAGCCGAGTGCCGCCGCGCTGGCCAGCGCCGCCTTCATGGAACTCGGCGCGATCGTCTGCACCGCCCGCTCCCCGCGCTGCCCGGTCTGCCCGGTCGAGTCGGTCTGTGCCTGGCGGGCCTCCGGTCAGGTGGCGCCGAGCGGCCCGACCCGCAAGACCCAGCGGTACGCCGGCACCGACCGTCAGGTGCGGGGGCTGCTGCTGGAGGTCCTCCGGGACACCACCGGCCCGGTGCCGCACCAGCGGCTCGACCAGGTATGGCACGACGACGTGCAGCGGGCCCGGGCGCTGGCCGGGCTGGTGAAGGACGGCCTGGTCGAACCGGTCGGCGAGGAGAACTTCCGGCTCGTCGGCGACGGCCCCGCCGTTCAGCCGCTCCCCGGCTGA
- a CDS encoding glycine cleavage system protein R: protein MSELAITVIGRDRPGIVADVAEVLAGLGANLTDSTMTRLRGHFAMTLICVGPAAAEVEAALTPLAADGQLLATVRAVTPDGAAAPTGEPYVLAVHGADRMGIVAAMTRVIAEAGGNVTDLSTRLAGPLYVVVAEVDLPPGSAAGLTGRLSEVATDLGVGVSLRPADPELL, encoded by the coding sequence ATGAGCGAGCTCGCGATCACCGTCATCGGTCGGGACCGGCCCGGCATCGTGGCCGACGTCGCCGAGGTGCTCGCCGGGCTCGGCGCGAACCTCACCGACTCCACCATGACCCGGCTACGCGGTCACTTCGCCATGACGTTGATCTGTGTGGGTCCGGCCGCCGCCGAGGTCGAGGCCGCCCTGACACCGCTGGCCGCCGACGGTCAACTGCTGGCCACCGTACGCGCGGTCACTCCGGACGGCGCTGCGGCCCCGACGGGTGAGCCGTACGTGCTGGCGGTGCACGGCGCGGACCGGATGGGCATCGTGGCGGCGATGACCCGGGTGATCGCCGAGGCCGGCGGCAACGTGACGGACCTGAGCACCCGGCTGGCCGGCCCGCTCTACGTGGTGGTGGCCGAGGTGGACCTGCCTCCCGGCAGCGCCGCCGGGTTGACCGGCCGGCTCTCCGAGGTCGCCACCGACCTGGGCGTCGGGGTGTCCCTGCGCCCCGCCGACCCGGAGCTGCTGTGA
- a CDS encoding peptide deformylase has protein sequence MSGAPPVGLGGWTPAALGVPGEVRRVVCAPEQVLSRPGPEVDPTAAETVRLAADLVATMRVSPGCVGLAAPQVGVGAQVFAVDVTGHPKAVTVHGTFVLCNARVVEASRWKPGREGCMSVPDLTGDVKRASRLVVEGALPGSGAPVRLVTDGFEARALQHEIDHCAGLLFLDRVAGAHAVYQRKVYL, from the coding sequence GTGAGTGGGGCGCCGCCCGTGGGGCTCGGCGGCTGGACCCCGGCGGCGCTGGGCGTGCCGGGGGAGGTGCGCCGGGTGGTCTGTGCCCCCGAGCAGGTGCTGAGTCGGCCGGGGCCGGAGGTGGACCCGACGGCCGCGGAGACCGTCCGGCTCGCGGCCGACCTGGTGGCCACCATGCGGGTCTCGCCCGGGTGCGTGGGTCTGGCGGCGCCGCAGGTGGGGGTGGGCGCGCAGGTGTTCGCGGTGGACGTGACCGGCCATCCGAAGGCGGTGACGGTGCACGGCACGTTCGTGCTCTGCAACGCCCGGGTGGTGGAGGCGAGCCGGTGGAAGCCGGGCCGGGAGGGCTGCATGTCGGTGCCCGACCTGACCGGCGACGTGAAGCGGGCCAGCCGGCTGGTGGTCGAGGGGGCGTTGCCCGGTAGCGGTGCGCCGGTCCGGCTGGTCACCGACGGCTTCGAGGCCCGCGCCCTGCAACACGAGATCGACCACTGCGCCGGGCTGCTCTTCCTCGACCGGGTGGCCGGCGCGCACGCGGTCTACCAGCGCAAGGTCTACCTGTGA